The sequence below is a genomic window from Lolium perenne isolate Kyuss_39 chromosome 7, Kyuss_2.0, whole genome shotgun sequence.
cggttagccatgtcttgtgaaagcaaaaggttgggaggagtgtcatccataaataaaaactaaagtacatgtgtaaacaaaagagaagagggatgatctaccttgctggtagagataacatccttcatgggagccgctctttaaaagtctgtttgatgagggggttagagaatAATACACTACTTTTCCCAACGGGGAAATTTGGGGGTGTATattactaccattcgttgacaacaacaaacacctctcaaaactttacttttatgctctctatatgatttcaaaacttaaaaagctctagcacatgatttaatccctacttccctctacgaagggcctttcttttactttatgttgagtcagtttacctacttccttccatcttagaagcaaacacttgtgtcaactgtgcattgattcttacatacttgcttattgcacttattattttactttatgttgacaattattcatgagatatgcatgttgaaagttgaaagcaactgttgaaacttaaatcttcctttgtgttgcttcgatgcttttactttgaatctattgctttatgagttaactcttatgcaagactttttgatgcttgtcttgaaagtattattcatgaaattttttgctatatgttatctatttgttaagcaaactatagatcgttgccttgagtcacttcattcatctcatatgctttgcaatagtatgatcaaggttatgtaagtagcatgtcactacagaaattattctttttatcgtttacctactcgagggcgagcatgaactaagcttggggatgcttgatacgtctccaacgtatctataatttttgatgttccatgctagttttatgacaatacctacatgttttgctcacactttataatgattttatgcattttcccggactaacctattaacaagatgctgaagttccagttcctgttttctgctgtttttggttccagaaaggctgttcgggcaatattctcggaattcgaggaaacaaagaccaaacatcatatttcaccgagacggaccaggacaccgaaggagagccggaggggaggcccagggctcccAGACCATAGGCTAGCGTGgcatggagggggggcgcgccgccctatgggggtgGGCCCCCTAGGCACCTCcttgcaccgcctcttcgcctataaaatccctcgagacctaaaaccccgataccaattgacgaaactccagaaagactccaggggcgccgtcgccatcgcgaaactccaattcgggggacagaagtctctgttccggcaccctgccgggacggggaagtgcccccggaagccatctccatcgacgccaccgcctccatcatgctccgtgagtagttcccccatggactacgggttctagctgtagctagttggtactctctctcccatgtacttcaatacaatgatctcatgagctgccttacatgattgagatccatctgatgtaatcggtgttgtgtttgttgggatccgatggattgttacattatgattagtctatctataaagtttgtgaagttattgttgctacaatcttgttgtgtttaatgcttgtcactaatgcacgagtggcatgatcttagatttaagctctatacttattgcttagattgtatctacaaattgtttgcatatattgctgtccggaacccgaggccccaaagtgacagaaattgggacaaccggaggggaaggctgcgatatgaggatcacatgttttcaccaagtgttaatgctttgctccggtgctctattaaaaggagtaccttaattgccagtagattcccttgaggcccggctgccaccggctggtaggacaaaagatgttatgcaagtttctcattgcgagcacgtatgactatatatggaaaacatgcctacatgattaataatcttgatgttctatcttaatgctatttcaatcctatcaattgcccaactgtaatttgttcacccaacacttgtcacttgttattggagagttaccactagtgtagatcgctggaaccccggtccatctctcatcatcatatactcgttctatatgacattggaagtagtatcaactattttctggtgtcattgcctctgtgttactgctactgctgctgtgttactgtttctattgctctcatattactgctgctttcacatcacccctgttactagtgcttttccaggtgcagctgaattgacaactcagttgttaaggcttataagtattctttacctccccttgtgtcgaatcaataaatttgggttttacttccctcgaagactgttgcgatcccctatacttgtgagttatcacacgtcaaggatccacctactTCCTAACTTGTCTTCATGGATTCGAACACTTCATGCGCCTTTGTGGATCCGACTCCTGGCGTAGGTCGATTGAGATCCGATTCCTGGCGTAGGTCGATTGAGATCCgactcctgttcctgggctggacttcctaCATCTtcaatcaacagcaactgggccgcccggtgggccatatACCATCACCAACATCTGTGGACCACCCGAACTTGCCGGATCTAGACCACGACGTTGGcatacccatgaagtatacccacaacagcatGCCCTCTCCTGGTCTTTATATAAGAGGCCATGTTTCGAGAATCCTGCCCGGATTCGGTTACAACACAGAGACAGTCTATCTAATCTTTCCGTTTTAAACCTTTCATTGCCCTATACTCCAAGAAACCGTCACCTTCCATATTTCCATCGCGCAACCGACGTCTTGGACCTTTTTGGTCCGCGACACTCCAGATGGGCCCCTTGTTGGGTCACAGGAGGTAGGGCAATGTTGGgtacccaaagggtaatgcccacatcagtagcccccgagtgactagCTAAAGCGAAGCTTCGGGAAGGGACTAAAATTGTCATCAGCCGATTTTTTCAATCCATTGGATATTCAAAAGGTACAAGACATGCAATTGTTGACGAGTCGAGCATGCGTAAGGTATGGAGTAAAGAGCCCAAGTTTACTCGATAAATCAAAACTGGTTAACTGTAAAACAACATTACCCTACACAGATTCGAGTCCCCATGCTTGAACCTAGATCACTGGAACCTTCGGGTCCGTAATTAGGAAGAAACCTTCGAGTCAACCGAAGAACCTTCGGGTCCATTTCTCCCTTGTGTGTAGGAACTGAAACTGCTAAGTTCGTTTATGTCGACTAGGCTTCaacctttttatcgggtgcgcggccagcgctcccgatgggagtagcccccgagtctgtggATGACCGTGCAATAGTCATGTGTTGTAAACAGTTGAGTCGAATACCATAGACTTCTTCAGGGTCTTAGATATATTCGGGTGCTCCGCTATGGGAGAGCCGATAGTTTTGATGACGTCATCAACAACGTGGCAATTGCTACAGCGCAACTGACGGGACGTGACCCGGTGGGTCCAAACCGAATATTGCGTGTTGACCGAGGTGTTTCCTCGATCCTCGTGCGTAGTGGGGGTAGTGGGCCGCCGTTTTCTCTCCCCTTGTGACACGTGTAAGGCCGGATCTATCTCCATTTTTAGCGGCACGACTCTAACGGCCAAAATCGAGAGCCAAATATCTTTATAAACAGAGATGGAAGGTTAATCCGCCCCTCTGCTCACTTGTTCATCTTCTACCTTCATTCCCTGCTCGCCATTGCCACCACTCCGGAGCTTCTAAAAGCAACGAGAAGAACTTTTGGCGCCGTTGGCAAAACCCCCTACAGTTTCATCTGGTACGGAGTCCAAGATTTAAAGAAGCTGGTGTACTGGAAGAAGCTATACTTTCAAATTAAAGAATATAGCTTTCAAAAATTACCACTAAACTGCTAGGAATTGATACGCGGTACAATTTCATCTTTTATGTCGTTGAAGTGTGCTTAGCTATGAGTTGACTATTCAAGTGAAAATTTGAAAGTTAAATGAAGGTAGCATGTAATTGGAAAATTCAATTTAGCTTTCGGGTGCATATGTTTACTCCACCCCAAAAAACATGATATTTTTCAAAAGTGTCACCGTTGCAGAGCACGGCCACTTTGCTAGTCTTGCGAACCTTTTTTTTTTCCAAAACAATCGAAAGACTTGGGTGTCATTTCCATTAAGATTAGGAGAAGTGTAGGACTCTTGTAATCTCATGAGAATATTATAATTGTGGAAGTTTACATGGATGATCTTTGCTGATGTGTATAAAGCCACCTAGGTACATAGCGATAGTTTCTGGGATAAAGTCAATCATCATGTACTACTACCAACATGCAACACCACAGCTACTAGTTGCGACTTGTACTTCTATCAGACATACTCAGATCAAGCTGCCCTGGAAGGGGTTGCCCTGGGCCTGCGGCAACATAGCAGAGTAGGCGTCACCGAAAGGATTGGCCTGGGACTGAGAAGTTGCACCAGCATACGACTGAGGCTGCTGAAACGGCATCCCAAACATCTCTTGCTGCTGATGTGCCATCGTCGACATCTGCACATCGGTCGGCGGCGCGATGCTTGTCGACGCGGCGAACGGGTCCCCATGAGGATCTGTAGTGTAGGTCGCCTGGTGTTGCTGCTGCCTCCACGCCGCGTCCTCGTATAGGCTTTCGAGCAGCAGGCCGTCGAAACCCCCGGCCTGCAAGTTCCATCGCGAAATGAGTTCGGATATGGATGCAGTGTACAGACAGTATACGCATCATGGATGGAAATGCTACACGGTGGTTTCTCTTACCAGCTTCATCTCTGTCAATTGGTTGCCGCTGCTGGCTGTCTGTGCCGTGACCAACGCCAGCTCCCAGCCTGAAGATCCAGCCATGTCAAAAGCAGCGCCAGGAGATGCGTTGCTCCTACCACCTGGTGCTATAATGGCCAGGGCCAGCGCATTGCTCTCCTCGAGCTCAGCGGCAGCAGAGCTCACCTCGTGTAAACCCTGCAAGGACACCGGGACATCACGTTGGTGCAACATTCTCATCAACCCATATCATTTGCGAAAATCATTATAATTATGGAAGTTTACATGGATGATCCCTGGAAGAGTGACAGTGACATGAGCTCACCAGAAAATCGAAAGTGGCCGTGGTAGGTTCCGGTTCAACAGCAGCCTCAGCTACAGGATGGGGTTCTTCTTCTACTTGCTCCGGCAGCGGTTCCTCCACGGCAGGTTCTTCGAACGCGGCCTCGCTGGGTGCCTGAGGtgttggctgttcttcctgttctgcgACGAAATCCAGCTGCCGATATTCCTGCCAATTTACACAATACCAGTAAATACAGGAGATTGTGTTGCTCACATTTTGAATTTTGCACTACATTTATTTAAATAAAAAAAGTCATTCTAATCAATTCGAGTCCAGTTCCACACAATAGAAAAATTGGTGAAAAATTAGTTCATTTTTTCTGTTAAATTGAACTGACAGTTCAGTGATTTCAGTGGTGACCGAAGCCTGGCCATAATTGAGAACCTTTTGTGGTTCATAAGCACTTTGGAGCGTGGAGAGAAAATATTGAAATACTTGCCAGGGACTAAGGACTCACGATGGTCTTATTTACAGCATGCATAGTTCTGGGGGCTTCTCTGATGTACTCTTCCATCGTCGCAAgaaacgatggcggcggctgaggAAAATGCAAGAAAAATAAAACAGTTACATTTTGGTGTCGGCATATGCCGCATATACTTCATTGCAGTGAAGTGAAACCAACCAAAGGCTAAATTTAAGTAAATCTAATTACCTCTCTTAAAACAGGAAACTGGAAGTTCCTGGCGAGCTCCAAACCTCTACAGATGGCGTAGAATTCAGACAGGCTATTCGCCTGGTATTCCAAGGATCATTAGCCTTAATTTTCAGTTTTGCATGAACAAGTAATGTGCATGGGGAAAATGCAGAGGAAACACGGATCACGGGTATGAGTGTATCCATACCAGATTTCCTGTTCTTCTGTAAATGTCTTGAGCTTTGATAGCATCGAGTTTGTTCATGTCGAAGAACTGCAAAGACAAGAATGGTCAGTATGACACTCGATCGATCAATGACCCAATTAGAAACCAAAAAAAATTAAATATCACAGAAAAAGTACCACGTCCACGAGGTTGATGATCCCATCATTGACAGCACAGTAGATCTTGAAGCTCTCCTTCATCACCTGAATAATGTGTCAGCAGTAGCATCAACTAAATGAATAAGAACAATGCAATTTACAACCGGGATTAAACTGCAGATGCATACCAGTGCCAAAGCGTACTGAATGAGGTAATTCCCAAATGCTGCTCCTTCAGGCTGTGAAGAAATTCAAACATGATATTTTGCAAAAACAAAACTGTATATGAAAATGTGGAATAACACAGAAGTACATAACACATCCGTGAATTCTGTCAGATCATAATCTTTAGACTTGGAACATTCTACCACAAATTCTACTACCTGGCAGCCGACGAGCCGGAAGAGCAGCTGCTGAAGCGCGGGCAGTTGCTCCAGGAGATCGTCCTTGCCCAGGCTCCTCGTCCTGCTCTGCCCCTGAAAAAAAGATCAACCGATCACCGCGCAACACTGACGACGCGTCAGAAACAGTGGCAAATCCAAGCAATTCAGAACAACAAGCTGCGAGCGAGCGCATCAGAAACCTTGGGAGGCGCCCTCTCCgacgccgccggcgccggagGCCTGAGTCGCTCCGCCTCGACGTCGTAGCGCAGCACGGCGAGGCATTCGAGCCGCTCCTCGAGGAAGAGCGCGTAGGTGCGCACCCACGCGGAGCAGTCCCAGGCCAGGTGGCTGGAGTCGTCCTTGAAGCTGGACATCTGCAGCGTCTGGCCCCTCTGCCGCCCGTGGCCCAGAAGCTCCTCCGCGAACGCGCCGCTGCTGCCGTCCCGGAGCGCTCTGTGGATCACCACCAGCGCCTTCAGCGCCACCACCCAGTTGCTCGTGTTCGCCAGGCGCCTGGCGAGGGCCTGGACGCAGTATGAGACGTCGGCGCAGGAGCGGGCGCCGACGATCCCTGCAGCGACGACGTCCGCACGGCGGCGCGGATATCATGATTGGTCAGAACAGGAAATCTCTCTGAGCGGAATCAAGAAGGAGAGGTGACCGGCCGGCCAGCCGGCGGCGAAACTTACTGGCGATGTGGCGGTCCTTGGGCGGCCGCTCGACGTGGCTGGTGGCCTTCACCACGGCCACGTCCAGATCGTCGCGGCTGCTGTTGACCTTGGCGAGGCCGACGGTGGTGGAGTCCTTGATCGCGCCGCACGCCTTGCGCCAGCTCTTCTGCATCGAAGTCGTGCCCATCCTCCTTGATGGTCGGTGCTGTAGGCGCCGGCGAAAGGACTAACGGACGACGGCGGCGTCGTGTCGCCGGCCGGCAACCCGAGCCGGCTCTGGTGTCGCTAGTTGGCGCGGGCTTGGTCGTACGTCGTGGCGAGAAGTGCTTGTGCACTCGCGGGCGAACGGATTTAAATTAATTCCTATTCCTATTTTGGCTTCTGTGTTACATGTTATTTTCTTCCAAAAATGACACAGGACCCCTGATTGCCCGCCTATTTGCAAATGTGAACACACAGTTGTTTTTTCGCTTGACCGGATGGAGAGTAGGTTTCTACATTTCAATTTTTTATTAAACAATTTTTTCTTGAGAAACACATTACAAAATTACATTCACGCGCATACACTTACCCTTATATAAAAGTATGCACGCacgccctacccctatgagcgcaCCTCCAAAAGACATAGCCGGCGGATCGaaacttgaaattgacgaagtcaccatagacccctcgctatcgacgggaacgtcgcctccaacTGAAAAAAAAACATTTCACATTTATGAGACACATATATgttaaacctggggtttgaatttTGGTGGGCTGGGTTCAACCAccccctaaccacccaacctcaagtTTGGTTCTCAAACAATTTTAATTGACAATGTCAGATGCCTAATTGAGATGAATTTCGTGTCAAACTTAaacatatgcacccgggagccgaattgagtttctccACATAAAGGACACACTAAGACTATCCAGAAAATTGAGATAGTAAGATTAGAAACCAAACAAAGAAATTCAGAAAATAAGAAAGAAATGCTCACCATGTTCCATATATAATATAAGATGTCATCAAAACCGATATCACTACTACTAAAAAAAATAATGAAGtggaaaaaataaatccaatctCATTGTCGCTCCTCCCGAGCCATTCCCGCTCGAGCGGATCCGGAGGATCCGATCTATCTCCTTTCTCAGTGGCGGAGAATGGCATGGGAGCCGAAATCTGAGGTAGTAAGAGCATGTACAACGTGGAAGCTTATTTATGGGCTCCAGGATTTTTCTCCCGGCCGATTGACAATTGGTAGGATCGATCCTGGCGATGGACCCTTATCTAGGGGAAGCTGTGCAAGACTTTGAGCCGAGCGCTTCATCAGATTTTTCCTTGCTCCACGAAAATAGGATCTATTAGTTGGAAAATAAGCGTATGATATTGAAGAGAAGCGGTGGAGCGCTGGACTCTTCCGAAGACGTTGAGATTAATTGGTCCATTACTTTTCACTCAAGCGTCTACATAAGCGTCTAGCATTAAACATGCCCTAATGGTGGGTCAAGTCCTTGTGGCGAtgaagaattagcatagccgtgaCTTGGAGCAGTGCCACTGGCAAGTGGGGATGACAGTACATGAGAAGCTTagagtcaaaactttaatggtgaAAGCCCCagagtctggccttaattggttgtgcttgGTAACAACCTTGTTGAATTTATTGTTTTGAGAGTGTGAACTTTCTCTAGGGTGAAAACCTATGATCTATGATCAGGCCGGGCGGCGACGACGCTTGTGCATTGTTCTCTTTTTGGATGCTTTTGGAGAAGATGTATTTCCGGTGCTATCTTGGTGGTGTTTGGGCCGTTGTTGCAAGAAATTGATCACTGTAGCGGTTTTTTTTTTATAATTCTTCTTTTTTTATTGTGTGCATCCACATTGCCACTAGGGCACGTGTTGTTACATAgactaggtgtaattggtatcttcacgATGTTGATATATTTTTATTATCGAAAAAATAACTTTTGGCTCTGCCCTTCGTTGTTACATCTGTCACTTCCACTATACGTAGTTAATGGTGGTTCTGTAGGTCGTCCCTTCTCGCGGTCATAGGTTCTGATGTCCCTTGTTTGCGTGGGCTTGGTCATAGCATTGTAGACCGTGGTGAGAAGTGTTGGTACACTTGCGGGTCGACGGGTTTAAATCATTTCTTTTTTGGCTTCGGTTACATGTTTTCTTCTTCCAAAACACCGCAGAATACTTATGATTATACCCTGTTCGCAAATCTATAATAACTAAATTGGAGCAACCCACTAAAATATTTCTCTTAACATGCAAGCTGTCCAAGTCATCAAGTAGGCTTGCATATTTTCTTTTCTCCCACCTAATTAAACAGCCTTGCCATGTCAGCACACTTACAATATTTTCCATTTGGTATTTATTTTGTAACCACCGAATCTGAAGAGACAAACACATAAGCACCATCAGCAGTGCAACCACACATCTCCCCTGGACCCCTTCGATTCCCATTCATCTTGCCATTTATTCCCTCTTCTCATCCTCTTCTAGGCCCGACTCTTCTTTTGTTGGACATGTCCCTCCTATGCCCTCTTCCATCTCCATCGTATGTTGTTGTTGCATTTAGCCTCTTCAAATCAGGCCTATGCCAAGGGCCTCATCTATCCTTTCCCCACAAGAAAGGTGATTTCTTGCTGTTTCTCTCTGTCTCATATGAAATTTAGTTGTTTTACAGTGGAATCAATCTGTTTTGTAGATGTATTTCGTTGCCAGGTAAGTTCCCAAACTGTAAAGTTGTGTTTCTCTGTAATATAATATGGCTACTTTATCCAAAGAGAAGGGTTGTTCTTAAAAAAAAAATCGAACAACATGAGTATCCATGAAATCATATACTCCACTATTTCTCCCTTGCAGCCTCCAGAACACAAGCTAATACTCAACACAAGGCATGCTGCCCAAATTCCTCATTTATTGCTTCTGATTTTCTGCACTTTTTGAACAACATGAGTATCCATGAAATCATATAACATATTATGCCCAAGAATCATGTCTTCCCTCCTCGAACCATGCATATGCTGAAAGAACTACATGTTGGCTCACGGTCGTGGCATCCGTTTCACCTCGAGATGTTGCAGTCTACTCCTGCCGATGGGTGACATATACAGTTTTTTATGAATCAAAATATTTTATTGTTAGTTAGAAGATAATTTATAAATGATTATTTTTATGTTAATTGTTAACGTTAAGTATTTCGAGATTGACTCCAAGTTTCATGAAATTCTACACTCCACGAAACTCAGATGTTGCATATATCAGTGCAAGTTCCTTTGCAATTCCTGTCTTCGGTGAACACACAGATCCTATTTTCTTATTGATTTCCTGTTGGCATCCcctattcttttttacttttccaAAATTTTAAATTTAATTTAGGTTTAAGGTGCACCAGCATTTTTTTCCAAGAGTGATAAACACAACCCAAGTAAGTTACATGTAACTGCTTTTCAGTTTATAGTATACTTGAAGTGCTAGCACTAAGTTGTCATTAGCTAGCTGCATCAATACTTTTGATTCGGAATTAAGGAAGAAACAATATCTCAGTCAACAGATTTTGTAGGCAAGAAACTACCAACAACTATACTTCCTTACATCATGCTCACTTTGCAACTTTACGATGTAAGTACAACAAACTTTCAGAGGTAAATAACTATATGTCATCGATGACAGTTTTCAATGTTGATATGCTGGAGATAAACATATGTTTTTGTTTTCGCGAGCTTGGCACCACGTCAATGGATTCATTTCTGGTATATGTAATGCACTTATATGTGGATTAGGTTATTTTTTGTAGGTTTATTAGTCCATAATATTAGTCACGATAGGGAGCTTTCGGATGATAAGGGTAAGAAATATTAAAAGATAGCATATGAAGGCGAAGCCTTATTATTCAGTCTGAACTAATGACATTTTTGTAAACTCCTGTTCTGGAGTGTTTGAAAGTAAACGTATATGGGAGTTCTCATGGAGATTACACAGAGTCAAGACTTGGGGATACAgatagaaatggagttggtgatgCTTCCGTTGTAGCATGAAAGTTTATTTGGTATCCTATATTGAAGCTTTAAAATTGTTGGTTCAGTTTACCGTATAATCCTCTAACCCAGTTTTGTCTGATGACGAAACATTGAAAGATAAGTTGGAGGATTGGTTTTACGtctatatctttactattatctttactattatattcgagttggtacgtcgtcaaacatgtttgatgtcaaagattggagaCATCTTGACCATTCAATCTTACTAAACATCTTCCCCATGTGATATCCAGCCATCGGTCTGTTGACATCTCCTAAGCACCAATCACTTTCCAAAATCAAGGCTACAAGTATTAAAACAGTCATGCAAGATAAGGAAGTAAACATGAGGTATTAATGGCGGATTGCCACAATTAAGGGATGGACAAAATCAAGAATCGCCAAGATCAATGAGACAATAATTGGTagtaagactactcatagtgggagtaactcaactagtaactaagtgtccaactcagcaaatttgcttatgtggtaatgagttaatgaggagagaggaggatggagtaacatagctagttactgtaacatcacaTTTTCCAAGATACAATGAGTCTATAAGCTAATTAATGAAGATATCTATGATACTACTTTGATATTACTAACCACTataaaggtagtaacatagagtagtaacatgtgcatgttactactctatgttatttcccactatgactagtctaatacATGGAAGTGTATTATGAGTACATGGAAATTAATCAGGACATTCCATGGCGGAAGAGGAGACAGACGGGGCTGGGCGTACAATGATATGAGCGGCAAGATCAGTCCACCCACAGTCCATGGCGCCACCCCGGAGAAATACTGCATCGCGCGCCTCGTTGCGGCCGCCGAGAACCTCACCGGTTGCTTCCTCAGTGTGAGCCGCCGCGCCGGCGTTAGGAGATGAAAGGCCTGCTTCTTGGCCTACGCCTACGCCAACACCAACACCTCCTCCGCGCGCGAGGACGCCTTCCATAGTTCCATGACGTTGTCTTCGCCGGCGAAGACCCGGGAGAAGGCCCCAACTGTTTTGAACTGTCGAGGTCTTCGCAcccgcgcagtccatggagcggcgcgaCGCCGCGAAGGTCTTGGGTGCGCTGGTCCTCAATGCCTCCTCCGCTCTGGCGAGGGACATCACCGGGAAGAACACAGTGCGCGTGTTGGCCGACGTCGCCAGGGGGCATACTACGGTGCTGTTGCTGGCGCAGTGCGTGTGGGACCGCGCGATGGGAGTGCATGCCTGGGTGACGCGCCGCGACATGTGACGCCGTGCTTTTAAACATAAGGCACTTGgcccggctttatatataaagccctcATGGCAAACAGTAGAGTCGATACAACGCACACCACAGAACGGAAACCTCCAAAGGTCTAGTGCCACCATACAAGTACACAAGTCTGAAACACATAGATAGCAAACAGCAAGGAGCTAGCGTGGAGCCGCGCGACGGAAGCAGGAGACTCGACGCTCCAACCAGGTGTCGATGGCGTCAGTGTCCTCCGCCCCGGATCCTCGCATGTAGCCTCCTAACCTCGTCCAGCGCCACGTCCAGCAGTGGTCGGTCCCTCCGTCTGACCAGTACCCTCCAGCTCTGCATATAGATAGACATTTTGAAGATAGCATCAGCCGGGCTGGAAATCAGGGAGCCTTCAATAGCAAGCTTGTTGCGGATGTTCCAAAGCGCCCAACTCTGGGCGGCGAAGGTGTACCAAGCTATCCTACGAAGTCTACCCGTCAAGCCATTGGCAATGGCTACGAAGTCCGCAGCCCCTGATGGGTCCCAAGAGCAGGCAAGGAGATCCCTAATCCCTGCCCACATAAATTTCGCaatgtggcaagtgaagaagataTGATCACATGTTTCCCACTCTCCACAAAGGGTGCATCGCCCATTCGATGGCCCATTCCGCTTGAGCAATTGGTCCCCGGAGGGAAGTCTACCCCGAATAAGTTGCCATAAGAAAACCCGGATCTTCGGCGGAACCCTCGTGCGCCAAATCTCCTTAAAGTGGGTAACCGTCCCCCCCCCGGGACAGTTTGGAGTACATCGAGCTGG
It includes:
- the LOC127315219 gene encoding putative clathrin assembly protein At5g57200 — encoded protein: MGTTSMQKSWRKACGAIKDSTTVGLAKVNSSRDDLDVAVVKATSHVERPPKDRHIARIVGARSCADVSYCVQALARRLANTSNWVVALKALVVIHRALRDGSSGAFAEELLGHGRQRGQTLQMSSFKDDSSHLAWDCSAWVRTYALFLEERLECLAVLRYDVEAERLRPPAPAASERAPPKGQSRTRSLGKDDLLEQLPALQQLLFRLVGCQPEGAAFGNYLIQYALALVMKESFKIYCAVNDGIINLVDVFFDMNKLDAIKAQDIYRRTGNLANSLSEFYAICRGLELARNFQFPVLREPPPSFLATMEEYIREAPRTMHAVNKTIEYRQLDFVAEQEEQPTPQAPSEAAFEEPAVEEPLPEQVEEEPHPVAEAAVEPEPTTATFDFLGLHEVSSAAAELEESNALALAIIAPGGRSNASPGAAFDMAGSSGWELALVTAQTASSGNQLTEMKLAGGFDGLLLESLYEDAAWRQQQHQATYTTDPHGDPFAASTSIAPPTDVQMSTMAHQQQEMFGMPFQQPQSYAGATSQSQANPFGDAYSAMLPQAQGNPFQGSLI